Proteins from a single region of Candidatus Kryptoniota bacterium:
- the pelA gene encoding pectate lyase, which produces MKSGLIYLAIVSTTIFVAAISTMQRSGVGKEYPPIDVSGFFDSAHHWYDIRDETHVIYPLKDQKRYSPADVKEIADNILLFQKDNGGWPKNYDMLAVLSKMQKKKLAASRHDKNTTFDNGATHSQVEYLAAAYTETQDERYKSACLRGIDFVLSAQYPNGGWPQFFPDTIGYAKEITFNDDAMIGVLEMLQHVIAGEKKYVFIDHAQKSRIKEAFRKGLDCILKCQIKEGGKLTAWCQQHDNVTLKPVWARTFEPPSVCSFESADMVMMLMKVDNPDENIRRSIQAAVKWIYDSRIFGIRVDSVPAPEAVYQYHSTGFDVLVVKDTSAPAIWTRFYELGTNRPLFCDRHRKIVYTLAEVSRERRTGYRYYGFIPDEVIAAYPEWQKRWAPGESVLEHR; this is translated from the coding sequence ATGAAGTCAGGGTTAATCTATCTCGCAATTGTCTCCACAACTATTTTTGTGGCGGCTATCTCGACTATGCAACGGTCGGGAGTGGGAAAGGAATATCCTCCTATCGATGTGTCCGGATTCTTCGATAGCGCGCACCACTGGTACGACATCCGGGACGAAACTCACGTTATTTATCCTCTTAAGGATCAGAAGAGATATTCTCCCGCTGACGTAAAGGAGATAGCCGACAACATACTTCTCTTCCAGAAAGACAACGGCGGATGGCCGAAGAATTATGACATGCTTGCTGTTCTGTCAAAGATGCAGAAGAAGAAGCTGGCTGCGTCGAGGCACGATAAGAACACGACATTTGATAACGGTGCCACGCATTCGCAGGTTGAATACCTCGCTGCGGCATATACGGAGACCCAGGACGAGAGATACAAAAGCGCATGCCTTAGGGGAATTGATTTTGTTCTTTCCGCCCAATATCCGAACGGAGGTTGGCCCCAGTTTTTTCCGGATACAATTGGATACGCGAAGGAAATAACATTCAACGACGATGCGATGATCGGCGTGCTGGAAATGCTCCAGCACGTGATCGCAGGTGAAAAGAAGTACGTATTTATAGATCATGCCCAGAAGTCGAGGATAAAGGAAGCTTTCAGGAAAGGACTCGACTGCATTTTGAAGTGCCAGATCAAGGAGGGAGGCAAACTGACGGCGTGGTGCCAACAGCATGACAATGTAACGCTCAAGCCAGTGTGGGCGCGGACGTTTGAACCTCCATCGGTTTGCAGCTTTGAAAGTGCGGATATGGTTATGATGCTAATGAAGGTCGATAATCCGGACGAGAACATCAGACGATCGATTCAGGCAGCGGTAAAATGGATTTATGATTCGAGAATATTCGGAATCCGTGTCGACTCTGTTCCGGCGCCGGAGGCTGTGTACCAGTATCATTCCACTGGATTCGACGTTTTGGTAGTGAAAGACACTTCGGCACCGGCGATCTGGACAAGATTTTACGAGCTTGGAACTAACAGGCCTTTGTTTTGCGACAGGCACAGAAAAATCGTCTACACGCTCGCGGAAGTGAGCAGGGAGAGGAGAACCGGCTACAGGTACTATGGTTTTATCCCTGACGAAGTAATTGCTGCTTATCCGGAATGGCAAAAGAGATGGGCACCAGGCGAAAGCGTGCTTGAGCACAGATGA
- a CDS encoding Do family serine endopeptidase has protein sequence MRSRTLIGAALLVAVGVVFGALLVTSFNGVGPSFGFSGEKVRLGGPAPLGKTDMNLMATQEAFVKIAKAVTPTVVSVTVISTPKSKMPDIPFFHDFQFKMPDQQPEKGMGSGVIVTQDGYIITNNHVVDGADKNGIKVKLYDKREFDGKLIGTDPTTDVAVIKISASDLPVAALGNSDSVEVGQWVLAIGNPLGLNSTVTAGIISAQGRDIDVSLDRWGIRNFIQTDAAINPGNSGGALVNIRGEVIGINSAIATRTGYFQGYGFAIPMNLVRKTAEDLISFGRVKRPMLGVQLKSGIDETDAHALGLPKPEGVWVQDVIGGSPAEAAGVKAGDVILSVDGKDVNAANELQVLIAEHKPGDVVVLKIFRDGKSITKEVTLTELSQTDLASSAQSNEKEDKEPSETGQVNVPKLGITIQPLDKNTKKDAKVDGGVLVSEVAPNGPAADRTLLPNDIITEVDHHAVGSVKELTDILKSKNSGDYVMLRVLTKQGSSYSSRFIAVEIGG, from the coding sequence ATGAGGAGCAGGACATTAATCGGGGCGGCGCTTTTGGTTGCGGTCGGAGTTGTCTTCGGTGCGTTGTTGGTCACGAGCTTCAACGGCGTCGGACCCAGTTTCGGATTTTCGGGCGAGAAGGTGAGACTCGGCGGTCCCGCACCTCTCGGAAAGACCGACATGAACCTGATGGCGACCCAGGAAGCGTTCGTGAAGATCGCGAAAGCTGTCACCCCGACGGTCGTTAGTGTTACGGTGATTTCGACTCCTAAATCGAAGATGCCCGACATACCGTTCTTTCACGATTTTCAATTTAAGATGCCGGATCAGCAGCCAGAGAAAGGGATGGGTTCCGGAGTGATCGTGACGCAGGATGGTTACATCATAACGAACAATCATGTTGTCGACGGCGCCGACAAGAACGGCATCAAAGTGAAATTGTATGACAAGCGCGAATTCGATGGGAAGCTGATCGGGACAGATCCCACCACGGACGTCGCAGTGATAAAGATAAGCGCGTCGGACCTGCCGGTGGCGGCGCTCGGAAACTCGGACAGTGTGGAAGTCGGTCAGTGGGTCCTCGCGATAGGCAATCCGCTCGGGCTGAATTCAACCGTCACTGCCGGGATCATCAGCGCGCAGGGAAGAGACATAGATGTTTCTCTCGACAGGTGGGGGATTAGGAATTTCATTCAGACTGACGCGGCGATAAATCCGGGTAACAGCGGCGGCGCTCTCGTAAACATTCGCGGCGAAGTAATCGGGATAAATTCTGCGATCGCAACGCGGACAGGTTACTTCCAGGGATATGGATTCGCCATCCCAATGAATCTCGTCAGGAAGACTGCTGAGGACCTGATCTCATTCGGAAGGGTAAAGCGTCCGATGCTTGGAGTGCAGCTCAAATCGGGTATCGACGAGACAGACGCGCACGCGCTCGGACTCCCGAAGCCCGAAGGTGTCTGGGTCCAGGATGTGATCGGTGGAAGTCCGGCCGAAGCTGCAGGTGTGAAAGCGGGAGACGTGATACTCTCCGTTGACGGCAAAGACGTCAACGCTGCAAATGAACTACAGGTGCTCATCGCGGAACACAAGCCTGGTGACGTTGTGGTACTTAAGATCTTCAGAGACGGGAAATCGATCACGAAGGAGGTTACGCTGACCGAGCTTTCCCAGACTGATCTCGCAAGTTCGGCGCAATCTAACGAAAAGGAAGACAAAGAGCCGAGCGAAACGGGACAGGTAAATGTGCCCAAGCTTGGCATAACAATTCAACCGCTCGACAAGAATACAAAGAAGGACGCGAAGGTCGATGGCGGGGTCCTCGTCTCTGAAGTTGCTCCCAACGGGCCGGCTGCCGACAGAACACTCCTTCCGAACGACATTATCACCGAAGTGGACCATCACGCTGTCGGTTCAGTGAAGGAATTGACCGACATTTTGAAATCGAAGAACAGCGGTGATTACGTAATGTTGAGAGTCCTAACCAAGCAGGGCAGCTCCTATTCGTCAAGATTTATCGCGGTCGAAATCGGCGGGTAA
- the recO gene encoding DNA repair protein RecO: protein MSIEKSEAIVLRAVNFRDTSKVVTFYTRRYGKMSAIAKGVRNPKSKYGSLFQPTNYLQIVFYRRENREMQYVSSSEFVKYFKKLGTSIERLAIAMSLVEIVDRLMHDEEENERVFTLLVESLNMLDTKDVQPQNVFAHFGLHLSVNLGFEPGFDNCLICGKRIDLEKEKRITYVVRKGNALCENCSANVNEGYIVSAAAMAILRHFIRMSSEEAGSMVIEQRLQNELSNFVFVYLRKHSENLRELKSLKFLSASK, encoded by the coding sequence GTGTCAATCGAAAAATCTGAAGCGATCGTGTTGAGGGCGGTTAATTTTCGCGACACGAGCAAGGTCGTGACATTTTACACACGGCGTTACGGCAAAATGAGCGCGATTGCCAAAGGCGTGCGCAATCCCAAGAGTAAGTACGGCTCGCTTTTCCAGCCAACGAATTATCTTCAGATTGTTTTCTACCGCCGCGAAAACCGCGAAATGCAGTACGTCTCCTCCAGTGAGTTTGTCAAGTACTTCAAGAAGCTCGGAACCAGTATTGAGCGGCTTGCAATTGCGATGTCGCTTGTCGAGATCGTCGACCGGCTCATGCACGACGAGGAAGAAAACGAGCGAGTGTTTACGCTTCTCGTCGAGTCCTTAAACATGTTGGACACAAAGGACGTCCAACCACAGAATGTTTTCGCTCACTTCGGACTGCATCTTTCCGTAAACCTGGGATTCGAGCCGGGATTTGACAACTGCCTCATCTGCGGGAAGAGGATCGACCTTGAGAAGGAGAAGCGGATTACATATGTTGTCCGGAAGGGAAACGCGCTATGCGAGAATTGTTCAGCCAATGTAAATGAAGGCTACATAGTTTCTGCGGCAGCTATGGCGATTCTGCGACATTTCATTCGAATGAGTTCGGAAGAAGCGGGATCGATGGTTATCGAGCAGAGACTTCAAAATGAACTTTCGAATTTCGTTTTTGTTTATTTAAGAAAGCACTCGGAGAATTTGAGAGAACTGAAGTCGTTGAAATTCCTCTCGGCTTCTAAATGA
- a CDS encoding SRPBCC family protein, whose protein sequence is MSKDFVAKKSITINVPISRVWDALVNPKLIKQYMFGTDVVSDWKQGSPIVWKGEWQGKSYEDRGIILRIEPERLIEYTHFSPLSGVPDVPENYHTVTVELSPAAGGVRLSLSQANNPTDEARKHSESNWEMMLKGMRSFLEG, encoded by the coding sequence ATGAGCAAAGATTTCGTGGCGAAAAAATCGATCACCATAAATGTTCCGATCTCGAGGGTGTGGGACGCGCTCGTGAATCCAAAACTCATCAAGCAATACATGTTCGGAACGGATGTCGTTTCAGATTGGAAGCAGGGAAGTCCGATAGTGTGGAAAGGCGAATGGCAGGGAAAATCTTACGAGGACAGGGGAATCATCTTGAGGATAGAGCCTGAGCGACTCATCGAGTATACTCATTTCAGTCCGCTCTCGGGTGTCCCAGATGTGCCTGAGAACTATCATACGGTTACCGTTGAATTGTCTCCTGCTGCGGGCGGCGTGCGGTTATCGCTCTCTCAGGCCAATAATCCCACGGATGAAGCCCGAAAGCATTCGGAGAGTAACTGGGAAATGATGCTGAAAGGAATGAGAAGCTTTTTAGAAGGCTGA
- a CDS encoding YwiC-like family protein, which yields MKMREVVPREHGAWAMWIVPMITAALVSQFRLSLLLLFVSFGLLYLVHHPVVRLIKTGKFSNRDEKKFVLLAGIPALIIALSLVLFFELYWLICFGMIELALFVLSVKAFVAREQRTYLNEFTVAAALTFTGPAAYYAITGTVDINAVQLYILNFLFFGSSIFYVRTRIEFLKAKGVSTRDTRLSGFVTVIYHIVLVVVVLLLSICGSTSILMLLAFAPMIAQATFGLLFKKGKLDFSRLGIALVLQSLFFLAAVRVFWK from the coding sequence ATGAAGATGAGAGAGGTGGTGCCCCGCGAACATGGAGCATGGGCGATGTGGATCGTGCCGATGATTACGGCTGCTCTCGTCTCGCAATTCCGCTTGAGTCTGCTGCTGCTGTTTGTGTCATTTGGCCTTTTGTATCTCGTTCATCATCCCGTTGTCAGGTTGATAAAGACGGGAAAATTCTCCAATCGGGATGAGAAGAAGTTTGTCCTGCTAGCGGGAATTCCGGCGCTGATAATTGCTTTGTCCCTTGTGCTATTTTTTGAACTTTACTGGTTGATTTGCTTCGGCATGATTGAACTGGCTCTTTTCGTTCTGAGTGTGAAAGCGTTCGTAGCCCGTGAGCAGAGGACGTATCTGAATGAATTCACTGTCGCTGCTGCACTTACTTTCACCGGGCCCGCCGCCTACTATGCCATCACGGGAACAGTCGACATCAATGCGGTCCAGCTCTATATCCTGAACTTCCTGTTCTTCGGCAGCAGCATTTTCTATGTCAGGACGAGGATAGAATTCCTGAAAGCAAAGGGGGTTTCGACTCGAGATACCAGACTCTCCGGATTTGTGACAGTAATCTATCACATAGTCCTCGTCGTCGTGGTGCTACTTCTGAGCATCTGCGGATCGACAAGTATCCTCATGCTTCTCGCATTCGCACCAATGATAGCTCAAGCAACATTTGGGCTCCTATTCAAGAAGGGGAAGCTTGACTTCAGCCGGCTAGGAATAGCGTTGGTGTTGCAATCCCTTTTCTTCCTGGCAGCAGTGCGGGTATTCTGGAAGTAG
- a CDS encoding alpha/beta hydrolase — protein sequence MRLRFICVLFCIAGSAVQLFAQQPVTRIWNGLAPGTEDMKNEEKRDDGSIYKVYQPDVEIFLPSHPDQHHLAVVVLPGGGYTLLAYVKEGTKIAGWLNDNGVAAFVLKYRLNPDEALQDAQRAVSFVRSKSNEYSIDPKRVGVLGFSAGGQVAANLSTHFTRTSMRDAVDSVDCRPDFMVLVYPALDWLHMAAGDTGKKDGFVQFYKLVNANTPPTFIAHAGDDQTVPVQQSIDFFEALHAGGVPCEMHIYEQGGHGFGLEEDRGEVVSWGDLCVKWMRVRGILSGK from the coding sequence ATGAGATTAAGATTCATTTGCGTGCTCTTTTGCATCGCGGGGAGTGCGGTACAACTTTTTGCCCAGCAACCTGTAACGAGAATCTGGAATGGACTCGCGCCGGGTACTGAAGACATGAAGAATGAAGAGAAGAGAGACGACGGGTCGATTTACAAAGTTTACCAGCCCGATGTCGAAATATTTCTTCCTTCTCATCCCGACCAGCATCACCTTGCGGTCGTCGTACTGCCGGGAGGTGGATACACGCTTCTCGCGTATGTCAAAGAGGGGACTAAGATCGCCGGATGGCTGAACGACAACGGTGTTGCTGCGTTTGTCCTGAAATACAGGCTGAATCCCGACGAAGCGTTGCAGGATGCTCAAAGAGCCGTCAGTTTTGTGAGATCGAAATCTAATGAGTACAGTATCGATCCGAAACGTGTTGGTGTTCTCGGGTTTTCAGCGGGAGGCCAGGTCGCCGCGAATTTGTCCACGCATTTTACTCGCACTTCGATGAGAGATGCTGTCGATTCAGTCGACTGTAGACCCGACTTCATGGTACTTGTCTACCCGGCACTCGACTGGCTTCACATGGCGGCAGGCGATACGGGGAAGAAAGATGGGTTCGTCCAGTTTTACAAGCTGGTCAACGCAAATACGCCTCCCACATTTATCGCACACGCCGGAGACGATCAGACGGTGCCGGTGCAGCAGAGCATCGATTTCTTTGAAGCTCTCCACGCGGGCGGAGTGCCTTGCGAGATGCACATATATGAGCAAGGTGGGCACGGGTTCGGGCTGGAGGAAGACCGCGGTGAAGTTGTCAGCTGGGGAGACCTGTGTGTGAAGTGGATGAGAGTAAGGGGGATCTTATCCGGGAAGTAG
- a CDS encoding PfkB family carbohydrate kinase, with amino-acid sequence MSLLVVGSLALDTIETPFGRADMVAGGSAVYISMAASYFSAPIRLVGVVGSDFPKSQIELLQSRGINLEGLQIIEGGKTFHWSGRYHYDLNERDTLDTQLNVFEKFNPVLPQSYRKSDYVVLGNIDPVLQRRVIESLEKKPELVVCDTMNFWIKGMPEELHSTLAMVDVLIVNDSEARLLVSEPNLIKAAKKIMGMGPRIVIIKKGEHGALLFTPTTVFSAPAFPLEFIFDPTGAGDSFAGGFIGHIARTEDLSDENLKRAVVYGSVMASFCVGKFGVDALKDLSDLQILDRYRDFIRLSKFDE; translated from the coding sequence ATGAGTTTACTAGTGGTAGGGTCGCTTGCGCTCGACACGATCGAGACGCCATTCGGGCGGGCTGACATGGTCGCCGGTGGAAGTGCCGTCTACATCTCGATGGCTGCGTCATATTTTTCCGCCCCGATCAGGCTTGTCGGAGTGGTCGGGAGCGATTTTCCCAAATCTCAAATCGAACTGCTCCAATCTCGAGGAATCAACCTCGAGGGTCTCCAGATAATTGAAGGGGGGAAGACCTTTCACTGGAGCGGGCGTTACCATTACGATTTGAACGAACGCGATACGCTGGATACGCAGTTGAATGTGTTCGAGAAATTCAACCCGGTCCTCCCGCAGTCGTACAGGAAGAGTGACTACGTGGTTCTGGGAAACATTGATCCGGTATTGCAGCGGCGCGTCATCGAGTCGCTGGAAAAGAAGCCCGAGCTGGTCGTGTGCGACACGATGAACTTCTGGATAAAAGGGATGCCCGAGGAGCTGCACAGTACCCTCGCGATGGTCGACGTCCTGATCGTTAACGACTCGGAGGCGCGGCTGCTGGTTTCAGAACCGAATCTCATAAAGGCAGCGAAGAAGATTATGGGCATGGGTCCGCGGATCGTGATCATCAAGAAAGGGGAACACGGCGCACTTCTCTTCACGCCAACCACGGTATTTTCCGCGCCGGCGTTTCCGCTCGAATTCATATTTGATCCCACAGGCGCGGGCGACTCGTTTGCCGGCGGATTCATAGGGCATATCGCAAGGACTGAAGATCTTTCCGACGAAAACCTCAAGCGCGCAGTCGTATACGGAAGCGTGATGGCGTCATTCTGTGTGGGAAAATTCGGTGTCGATGCGCTGAAAGACCTTTCCGACCTGCAAATCCTGGATCGTTACCGCGACTTCATCAGGCTCTCCAAATTCGATGAGTGA
- the mtnA gene encoding S-methyl-5-thioribose-1-phosphate isomerase, whose translation MSDIPDPISWDNGNVKILDQTRLPHEERFISSKDYRDVCEWIKTLKIRGAPAIGIAAAYAAVLAAVEFDSSDKIDSQLDSAIVEIRSTRPTAVNLSNVLNRLRATDIRGRKVSDVFLSEAHAILAQEIDACKRIGQFGLGLVPDKAVILTHCHTGGLATGGYGTALGVIRAAHEAGKDVMVIVDETRPLLQGARLTTYELQKLGIKFKLIVDGASGIAIKKFKVDLAIVGADRIASNGDTANKIGTYNLSAVCKENGVPFYVAAPSSSFDLTAESGEDIPIEERGAGEVTGFQNCRTAPENTDVYSPAFDVTPSDNIAAFVTEKGIIGKPFGTNISKTLGTDL comes from the coding sequence ATGAGTGATATTCCCGATCCTATCAGCTGGGATAACGGGAACGTAAAGATCCTCGATCAGACCCGGCTTCCTCACGAAGAAAGATTCATTTCATCTAAAGACTACAGGGACGTCTGTGAGTGGATAAAGACTCTCAAGATCCGCGGGGCGCCGGCAATCGGTATTGCGGCGGCCTATGCGGCTGTACTCGCGGCGGTCGAGTTTGATTCTTCCGACAAGATAGACTCTCAACTTGATTCCGCCATCGTCGAAATAAGATCGACACGACCGACGGCTGTAAATCTCTCAAATGTTTTAAACCGGCTGAGGGCAACGGACATTCGCGGAAGGAAAGTCAGTGATGTTTTCCTTTCCGAGGCACATGCGATACTCGCACAAGAGATAGACGCCTGCAAGAGGATTGGGCAATTCGGTCTCGGGTTGGTTCCGGACAAAGCGGTGATATTGACGCACTGCCACACGGGGGGGCTCGCGACAGGCGGCTATGGCACCGCGCTCGGAGTGATTCGAGCCGCGCATGAAGCAGGCAAAGACGTCATGGTAATTGTAGACGAAACGAGGCCGTTGCTCCAGGGTGCGAGACTTACTACTTACGAGCTCCAGAAACTCGGTATAAAATTCAAATTGATAGTAGACGGTGCGTCCGGAATCGCTATTAAGAAATTTAAAGTTGATCTAGCTATCGTCGGTGCCGACAGGATCGCTTCGAATGGCGATACCGCGAACAAAATCGGAACGTACAACCTATCAGCTGTCTGCAAAGAAAACGGAGTGCCGTTTTATGTCGCCGCTCCTTCATCGAGTTTCGATTTAACAGCGGAATCGGGCGAGGACATTCCGATAGAAGAACGCGGCGCCGGAGAAGTCACCGGTTTCCAAAATTGCAGGACTGCTCCCGAGAATACGGATGTCTACTCACCCGCATTCGACGTAACTCCCTCCGACAACATCGCAGCGTTCGTGACTGAGAAGGGCATTATCGGGAAGCCGTTTGGGACGAACATTTCCAAGACACTAGGAACAGATCTCTGA
- a CDS encoding beta-galactosidase, giving the protein MHRSSSIIAFAFILVSTLSFDGIPPSKKPIPVRFSRPDLVRYDRDGFTIGGKNVLIYSGSFHYFRCDTSDWIDRLEKIKAAGFNTIETYVAWNWHEREQGKADLSELDNFLTKCEGLGFYIIVRPGPYICAEWDVGGFPQWLAGKGIGFRGASSDDIKWSRYWYDEVLPVIRRHLISNGGGVIMMQIENEYDYYDLPDSEKVIYLKSLYESAVRNGIDVPIITCWTRQSRDKADSIFSQILDACNFYPAWNIEGTLPAIEKVKSDQPDAPPMINELQGGWFSSVGDSSVRVVDKYGSDQIDDLTKFVIGHGVKALNYYMLYGGTNFGYWGSKGRTTSYDYTAPISEPGGLWSKYRSVKLIGDFIRLGGEQLARAREVKGGCLCETKGVEALLRSDGYVSFLYVWNTTNKSVEAHVQVNAPRSSQFSLTIPMRGMDAYMLPVNYPLPGGTSLKYTNVQIEDISEFNGKPLVIAYGIPGDEAFISLEGSMNIVTVKNTDQLFNWEGVYFLLTSKERAARACELGGNRALGSLISDSYLAISHSQEGKTVSVDFQTRPGNDAFSLLAKSPVRGVTIDGTPTKTSSDPKSGMITFAINTPQMKMPSVPITDVRMSADPEFTSGVSEVKKAGDEFAPLESEGDFQSGYTIYSGTLTTGGDKLLKMTYYDDDWHSVFIDGRQIPGLTGNAEEDIAHVNIPLGTHKLTVVYENQGRPNGSFMEQNKGVKSITVLKDGERVYLNKWKYAPSAAPFPGSNPQEASLSFDDSNWEETLVGNAPQKFMAENEGRWFRTIIKMNDEELKQNPELLFYGVDDNAVVYVNGKLVVEHHGWDSRFSFTLSSCAKPGDNVVAVYVQNNGGQGGIYKPVRLEWGTPESVPMSLSFHRSLVGELDGWQSVQYDDSKWMSSPHWETVPSWNGILWYRGQFILPVERDLVIPRYLHIESTGDIQIWLNGMLLGRFFAEGPQQDFYLPPGWIRSDAKNFLVLVMRPSGAGQPAPVIKSVYVASYRDYAVRKHKMVIFLK; this is encoded by the coding sequence ATGCACCGATCATCAAGTATAATTGCATTCGCGTTTATACTGGTTTCAACCCTGTCGTTCGATGGAATTCCCCCTTCCAAAAAACCGATCCCCGTGAGATTCTCCAGGCCTGACCTTGTCCGTTACGACCGTGACGGATTCACCATCGGGGGAAAAAACGTTCTCATTTACAGCGGAAGCTTCCACTACTTCAGGTGCGATACGTCTGACTGGATCGACCGGCTCGAAAAAATCAAAGCGGCGGGCTTCAATACGATTGAAACGTATGTCGCCTGGAACTGGCATGAACGCGAACAAGGCAAAGCAGACTTGAGCGAGCTCGACAATTTCCTGACGAAATGCGAGGGGCTTGGCTTCTATATAATTGTGAGGCCCGGTCCTTACATCTGCGCGGAATGGGACGTCGGCGGATTTCCCCAATGGCTTGCCGGCAAAGGCATCGGATTCAGGGGCGCTTCATCCGACGATATCAAATGGTCGAGATACTGGTACGACGAGGTTCTCCCTGTTATCCGTCGTCATCTGATTTCAAACGGAGGCGGCGTGATAATGATGCAGATCGAAAATGAATACGACTACTATGACCTCCCCGACAGCGAGAAGGTGATTTATCTCAAGTCATTGTACGAAAGTGCGGTGAGGAACGGGATAGACGTGCCTATAATTACGTGCTGGACAAGACAATCTCGTGACAAAGCTGACTCTATCTTCTCTCAGATTCTGGACGCCTGCAACTTCTATCCCGCATGGAACATCGAGGGCACGCTGCCCGCCATTGAAAAAGTCAAGTCTGATCAGCCGGACGCGCCACCGATGATCAACGAGCTGCAAGGAGGTTGGTTCTCAAGTGTGGGAGACTCAAGCGTGAGGGTTGTGGACAAGTACGGGTCCGATCAGATCGATGATCTCACGAAGTTCGTAATCGGTCACGGAGTGAAGGCGCTCAACTATTATATGCTTTACGGCGGCACGAACTTCGGCTACTGGGGATCGAAGGGGAGAACAACAAGCTACGATTACACCGCACCGATCTCGGAACCAGGCGGTCTTTGGAGCAAATACAGATCGGTGAAACTCATCGGTGATTTCATCAGACTCGGTGGAGAACAGCTCGCCCGGGCGCGAGAAGTGAAAGGCGGTTGCCTCTGCGAGACGAAAGGGGTCGAGGCTCTTCTTCGATCGGATGGATATGTCAGCTTCCTCTACGTCTGGAATACTACCAATAAATCCGTCGAAGCGCATGTACAGGTCAATGCGCCCCGGAGCTCACAGTTCTCGCTGACTATTCCGATGCGCGGGATGGATGCTTATATGCTTCCCGTAAATTACCCGCTTCCTGGCGGCACGAGTTTGAAATACACGAACGTGCAGATAGAAGACATTTCAGAATTCAATGGCAAACCTCTTGTTATCGCATACGGCATTCCGGGCGACGAGGCGTTCATAAGCCTCGAAGGGTCCATGAACATTGTAACGGTGAAGAACACCGACCAGCTTTTTAATTGGGAAGGCGTCTATTTCCTTCTTACATCGAAAGAAAGAGCTGCACGGGCCTGTGAGCTGGGCGGAAATCGAGCGCTGGGATCTCTTATTTCTGATTCCTATCTTGCAATTTCTCACTCACAAGAGGGCAAGACGGTTTCTGTCGACTTTCAGACACGTCCCGGTAATGATGCCTTTTCTCTACTCGCAAAGTCGCCCGTGCGCGGCGTGACAATTGACGGCACACCGACGAAAACATCTTCAGATCCAAAATCGGGTATGATCACCTTTGCGATCAACACCCCGCAGATGAAGATGCCGAGTGTCCCGATCACGGATGTCCGCATGAGTGCCGATCCCGAGTTCACCTCTGGTGTATCTGAAGTCAAGAAGGCGGGAGATGAATTCGCGCCGCTTGAAAGCGAGGGCGACTTTCAGAGCGGCTATACAATTTACTCCGGCACTTTGACCACAGGCGGCGATAAGCTTTTGAAAATGACTTATTACGATGACGATTGGCATTCCGTCTTCATCGACGGCAGGCAAATACCCGGTCTGACGGGGAACGCCGAAGAGGACATCGCACACGTGAACATTCCCCTTGGGACACACAAGCTGACAGTCGTGTACGAAAACCAGGGGAGACCAAACGGAAGTTTCATGGAACAGAATAAAGGCGTAAAATCGATCACCGTTCTGAAAGATGGAGAGCGCGTCTATCTGAATAAATGGAAATACGCTCCTTCAGCTGCACCATTTCCGGGCAGCAATCCGCAAGAAGCTTCTCTCTCTTTTGACGATTCCAACTGGGAGGAGACCCTTGTAGGAAATGCACCGCAGAAATTCATGGCAGAAAATGAAGGCCGGTGGTTCAGGACCATTATCAAGATGAACGATGAAGAGCTGAAACAGAATCCCGAGCTGTTATTCTATGGAGTTGATGACAATGCTGTCGTTTATGTAAACGGCAAACTCGTCGTTGAACATCATGGGTGGGACTCTCGCTTCTCATTCACCCTCTCAAGCTGCGCGAAGCCCGGTGACAACGTTGTTGCCGTGTATGTGCAGAATAACGGTGGCCAGGGCGGCATTTACAAGCCTGTCAGACTTGAATGGGGTACACCCGAGTCAGTGCCCATGTCGTTGTCATTTCATCGGTCGCTCGTTGGCGAACTCGATGGTTGGCAAAGCGTTCAATATGACGACTCGAAATGGATGAGTAGCCCTCACTGGGAAACTGTTCCATCATGGAACGGCATATTGTGGTACAGGGGGCAGTTCATTCTACCCGTAGAAAGAGACCTGGTAATCCCCCGCTATCTTCACATCGAATCGACGGGCGACATCCAGATTTGGCTGAACGGAATGCTCCTCGGCCGTTTCTTCGCGGAAGGACCGCAGCAGGACTTTTATCTCCCACCAGGCTGGATCCGAAGTGACGCAAAGAATTTCCTCGTTCTGGTCATGAGGCCGTCAGGAGCCGGACAACCGGCTCCGGTTATCAAAAGCGTATATGTCGCATCCTACCGCGACTACGCCGTCCGGAAACACAAGATGGTCATTTTTCTGAAATGA